One part of the Kryptolebias marmoratus isolate JLee-2015 linkage group LG13, ASM164957v2, whole genome shotgun sequence genome encodes these proteins:
- the bco2a gene encoding beta,beta-carotene 9',10'-oxygenase: MFCGKLSSTVEAKPIGGGTVKKCSVKALSGLEAIAPLIRSVEETPEPIPTTVQGTIPSWINGTFLRNGPGKFEFGNTRYNHWFDGMAMMHQFKIQTGEVTYRSRFLRSNAYKKNSEQDRIVMSEFGTLAMPDPCKNFFQRFLSRFEMMETTDNASVSFVKYKGDYYVSTETNFMHRVDPDNLETLEKVDWSKFIAVNGATAHPHYDPDGTTYNMGNSYGSRGTLYNIIRVPPKKTDTNDTLQGAKILCSIVPANKSHPSYYHSFAMSENYVVFIEQPIKMDLLKIVTCKLRGQALSNGIYWDPKQETVFHLVNKHTGEVIPVKYHAKALSTFHQINAFEEDGFLVVDMCCSDSGQAISNYLIQNLRKSGEALDQVYKTSDRVFPLRFVLPLNVTDETPTGRNLNTRPFSKASCAKVGANKVFCQSEELYGNDLYEYGGLEFPQINYGRVNARPYRYFYGCGFRHLVGDSLLKMDLKDKTLKVWYQKGFYPSEPMFVPSPDAAAEDDGVILSVVLTPSQDKGTFLLVLDAETFEELGRANVPVNMAYGFHGAFSASEQ, encoded by the exons ATGTTCTGCGGGAAGCTGAGCAGCACAG TTGAGGCCAAACCCATTGGTGGTGGCACGGTGAAGAAATGTTCAGTGAAAGCGCTTTCGGGGCTGGAGGCGATCGCTCCTCTTATCCGTTCCGTCGAGGAAACCCCTGAGCCGATCCCCACCACGGTACAAGGCACCATCCCCTCCTGGATCAACGGGACCTTCCTCCGAAACGGCCCGGGGAAGTTTGAGTTTGGCAACACACG CTACAACCACTGGTTCGACGGGATGGCCATGATGCACCAGTTCAAGATCCAGACAGGAGAGGTGACCTACAGGAGTCGCTTCCTGCGGAGCAACGCCTACAAGAAGAACAGCGAGCAGGACCGCATCGTGATGTCCGAGTTTGGCACCCTGGCCATGCCTGACCCGTGTAAAAACTTCTTCCAGAGGTTCCTCTCCCGCTTTGAGATGATGG AAACCACAGACAACGCAAGTGTGAGCTTTGTGAAATACAAAGGAGACTACTATGTCAGCACGGAGACGAACTTCATGCACCGAGTGGACCCAGACAACCTGGAGACATTGGAAAAG GTTGACTGGAGCAAGTTCATTGCTGTAAACGGAGCCACTGCCCATCCACACTATGATCCAGATGGCACCACCTACAATATGGGCAACTCGTACGGGAGCAGAG GAACTTTGTACAACATCATCAGAGTTCCCCCCAAGAAGACCGATACCAACGACACCCTGCAAGGAGCCAAAATCCTCTGCTCCATTGTGCCTGCAAACAAGTCCCATCCGTCCTACTACCACAGCTTTG CCATGTCTGAGAATTACGTGGTGTTCATCGAACAACCGATTAAGATGGACCTCCTAAAGATTGTCACCTGCAAACTTAGAGGGCAAGCTTTGAGCAATGGCATCTACTGGGACCCAAAGCAGGAAACCGTCTTCCATCTTGTGAACAAGCATACAGGCGAG GTCATCCCAGTTAAATACCACGCCAAGGCCCTCTCCACCTTCCATCAGATCAACGCCTTCGAAGAGGATGGGTTCTTGGTGGTCGATATGTGCTGCTCAGACTCCGGCCAAGCAATCAGCAACTACCTCATCCAGAATTTACGCAAGTCAGGGGAGGCACTGGATCAA GTGTACAAGACCTCAGACAGGGTTTTCCCCCTGCGTTTCGTTCTGCCCCTAAATGTGACCGATGAGACCCCGACAGGCCGGAACCTGAACACCCGACCCTTCAGTAAAGCATCCTGTGCCAAAGTCGGCGCAAACAAG GTGTTCTGCCAGTCCGAGGAGCTTTACGGAAACGACCTCTACGAGTACGGCGGCCTGGAGTTCCCTCAGATCAACTACGGCAGAGTTAACGCTCGACCGTACCGGTATTTCTACGGCTGTGGCTTCAGACACCTGGTGGGAGACTCGCTGCTAAAGATGGACCTGAAGGACAAGACGCTGAAG GTCTGGTACCAGAAGGGGTTCTACCCGTCAGAGCCCATGTTTGTGCCGTCGCCTGATGCTGCGGCGGAGGACGATGGCGTCATCCTGTCGGTGGTCCTCACCCCCTCACAG GATAAAGGAACTTTCCTTCTTGTTTTGGACGCCGAAACATTCGAGGAGCTGGGAAGAGCCAATGTGCCCGTTAACATGGCTTATGGTTTCCATGGTGCCTTCAGTGCCTCAGAACAATAA